From the genome of Venturia canescens isolate UGA chromosome 11, ASM1945775v1, whole genome shotgun sequence:
TTCCGGGGAAACTTGTCACACCTCAGTGACCTCCCGATAATGTGGCCATACGCGCGACATCTCACCCCAATGTGGTCACGATGAAGCCTCTTAACTTCCGAGTTGTACTTAAATCAATTAATTTATCATTTGATAGAGAAAACTATTTTAGCTCCctttttaaatattcgaaaaataaccTCTTGGATCTACTGAGCAAACCATCCACACAATTCCCAAAAGGAAAGTCctcggaatttttttgtttgcaaTGGGACATTTCACCTTCAACACTCCGGATAGCTgctattaaggagggtggctacgttcgtcaaatggataagaaattgatcaaatttggtgataatgttcttcaacatcaagtgcgaagacacaatttttttcaaaattttcttctgcttagttatcgagtaattacgcattaaagcagatttcttgtCCCTAGCCAACCTCCTTAAGGCAAAAAAGCTTTTTCTCAAGAATTTcttttagaaaaataaatcagcCTAGTAATCACTAAAGGAAAGATGCAGCTCATAATTCTTgggacaaaaaaatcaatacaattttcaatcccaaatatttttcttctcacgaactgagaaaatgttgaaaaattcgtggcggaataatttttctccagttttaaagaatatttttctcaaaaaaaaatataataaaaaatacgtaaaCTTGCAACGTCCTATGAACTtgcataattatttttttatcaaggaaagaaattttaaaaacaattgCAAATGCGACGGCTCCTTTAACCCTCTCAGATCGAGACCTAtctcgcgttgacggaaaatgattcccttcataactttatctcaaaatattttccagtttccgaatccattgtgacatttcagtttttttgttgggaaatatgaatttttgaatgttcgctgtgcgcagcaccaggtccttggggagcaaaatcaggaaaatttacgaatgaattaaGCACCTAATACCtgaaatacatcatattagcttcattttgaaaggaaataacgtttggagtacgaaaaaaaagtgtactcacttttcttttgcgacaactaaagcacgttttcacacaacgccaactcaacatgaaacgccggcttcatattgatatttcgatgggttaaagcagcttatctcttggtttaggagtatctatggtgcaatctaaccttgcttgatggaaataggcagttagaaccccgaccttactgaccgatgcagttttattgggcctggaagcgcgtgttgcgtagaagcaacatacggtccgagagggttaaagaGTCTCTGGGAGCGACTcgttcaaacataaatgtacttttccagataatgatttttcgttcCACTGCATTCAAGCTTAAATACATTCGTACACTTGTTTCGATCCACCAATTCCTAagagacgttttttttcactttatttctACAATTGCACTGTCCAGCTCACGTCACAGTTGTAGTTGacattgacgaaaaaaaaaataaactaacACCTAGAGCAGTAGTGCAGTGGCATATCGCTGTTGGCTGAGTGTGAAGCACCGTATTTCTGGCATTCTCACTCGACACCGAACAAGagcaattaaaaattcatcaaacacTGTCACCTATCGTGTCAACACGAGTTCCCTGcccatttgttttttcctttttccactTCACTGCTATCACGAGTGGGAAAAAAACACTGTACGAAAAAATCACTGGAAACAAGAACgagataaaatagaaaacgtcAATCCTCTCGTAAATCATTGACGAAAATTCGCAGAATATAAGTTAGAAGATTAGAAACACTTTTTGTATCActtttatggaaaaaattcattttcaatcgattctATATCATCGACAgccaaaaaataattcaactgTTGCTCCAATCGAGTTAAGCCCCCGGGCTAACGAACGAGTAGATCGACGAGCTGGCAAAATAGTTCTCGATGGATTTTGAACTCATGCCAAAATATGCAAATGAACGTAAACCCTTGaataatcgataaataaataacacAATTGTTCGGTAAGTTGAGTAGTTATTCGTGCGTATAGGATAACTTGCGATCGATTTACTCGTTTCAACGAATTCTGTACTAATACCTGGTTCTCAGAACTTATCAATTTCAACAGCACACGATTCGATCAATGCGAATTCCATTAGATACGAAAGCAACGTTTGGATATGTGCTTCAACTTCAATATTTCAACTTCGACGTATGTATATAGCGAGCCCGCACTCGGCTTGTAACTTGAAGAGAATGGACCACTGTTTGCGAAAGGCCGAATGATTTTGATGGGCTAGCGAGATATTTCCTCGGGGGAGGTACAATGAAAACTTTAGATGTAGGAGCTCCGCCTAGTTCGCGTTCGTCTACAGGCTTTTCCATGACCAAATGTCAATCGCTCAAGGCCTTTATACAGCGGGCGAAAAACCgtgattttcgtgattttttttcgacaagaaaataaatgtttattgaaatattgtGAACGAGATTCATTAGTACAcatgttcatgtacttgtacaatttttttcatgaaaaaatttctcaaaatggcgcgACTCCAGCTGTGTATTCCAGTAGCaactttttttgagcatcggTTGCGGTGgacatgataactaaaaaactattaattcaatccataccaaatttatactgcttattataataatagcttgggcctggacgaaggatttgtaaaaatttttatttaaaaaaaaatggcgacagtcttaaggagtttcggtacaggcgatacaatgttgccatgctaatccatgctaaaaaaattaaaaaattcaaaaagttcagaattttataaaatttggtgaacatattctttagtgccaaatttgacgacacaaattttttaagatttttcttctacacagttatcgagtaattgatcactaaagtttacgtgtataagcatagcgtttccatatatataggtatacattccgggcatgagaaatctgctttaatgcgtaattactcgataactaagtcgaagaaaattttgaaaaaatttgagttttcgcacttgatgttgaagaacattatcaccaaatttgatcaatttcttaatattttgacttctgtaccgaaactccttaacaaagaattcattttttgagatgCTAAATTGTCGggtttttgttacaatttttttccaacaaaatacgaaatccttcgtccaggccttagctattattataataaataagtggtataaatttcgtatggatcagatttatagttttttagtaatcgtgtcgACCTCAaaggttagaaaaaaaaaacagggtgTTGTTGAAATACCCATAGCTATGAATCTAATGCtccaatttttatgaaatttgatgagaatattcttcagatatTGTACTTGAATAATatctaataataaaaatttcaatttttccatccATCACAAGTGTGCATAAAGCCTTAAACTTGAACTCGcaacgaaatttcgagttGAAAAGTATTTGGAAGTTTTTCATTTGGACGATCCCCTGACGAGTTATTCGGTGCAGAAATAACGCACCAATAGGGAGCGCGCACTGAGCGGACCGTTGCTCCGCCCACCGACGCTATCTCTGTGATTGGCTCAACTTCTGCAGTTAATAATTCATCAGGCTTTCGTCCGAGAGAAAAACTTCAAAGGAGTTTTCGATCTGGAATTTAGTAATCTACGACAGAGAATCGAAATCCATTCGGAAAGTagttttcttgaaaattcgatggaaATATGTGAGGTAATAACTCATAAATACGAAGATTTTTGTGGCGTAAAGATAACCGGAAAATTTCGGATAACCAAAGAAactcggaacaaaaaatttctcgtcaatatTCGAGTCTCTCGGATTCTCGATCCAATCGCTCCGGAGCCAAgggtttgttttttgtttgatCGAACATCGGTTGAAAAGTATTTGCATTATTAGCGTTGCGTATATCCATTCGGAAGCCAATTATacgagggaggggggggggggggggaattaGATCCAGCGGTTCTCGAGTTTGAGTCAAACCGACACTTACCTTCGAACAACTGGAAATCACATGCAGCTAAAACTCAATTGAGAATCAACAAAACTCTTACTAACTAGGGGGGAAATTAATTATCATTCAATCAACGAATGAAACTCATTTATTGAATTTACCGTCTACCAATTTCGTAATTATTGACTGAAAATCGACTCGATGGCTTATTTCAAGtgctaaatattttatatcgaTTCCAATTATAGTAACTCACCTGGCTCGTACTGCAAATTGTTTCCTAAAATAAATACTCATTTCTGCGTAGAAATATCTTCaataaattataatatttattaatcaaaTGGGAATTTTTCGTACACAATtcaaatatacatatacaaaTTTATACTCTTCGAATATTCGAGGTGCTTCGTactttatttatcaatattcaCAATAATCCATCGACGTCCCTGGGAGCTCAAGCCTCAGGATGTTTTTTGGTTTCAATTTTATCGCTCCGAGAAATCGGggagtcaataaatttttttaaaataaaaaactgtatTCCTGGTGCTGCACGATTTATTTCGCAGTCGCTGCTCTTCGAAAGTTTCTTCTTCTACATGGTTTTATATTCTAAAATTCATTTGTCAAAGCTTTTGGCTGATCTTCATAAAATACTATACATTTTATGGGTCGGGTGATGACCGAAAACTtggttttttcctcaaaacgAGAATTGTGATGAACGAACTTCGCCATGAATTCTGGcgagattcttttttttcgttctttttacaCGTGAGGTACTTCGAACAATCGACAGTTCACATTCTACGTATCAGGCGATTAACAATGGTCTATTTTTTATGACAAGAAAGGTTTCGAGATcgtaaaaaattgagaaaaacaaaatagaaGACCGTTTTTAcaaagaatttgacaatttttttgggAACACTAACGGCAAAGCTTTTAATTAGGGAAAACAAAATGTAGCCTGTGGAAATATTTCTagtcctatgattttccatCCTAAAAAGCTTTCTGTGCACTTGCAAAGCGACGATAAATTGATTTCtaactattttcacgaaacttgtcgatcttcaatttttcaatgtcttttttcactatattttcaataattcctaGCAATTATTAATCTCTCGATAGTGACGAAACTTTTGAGACACGCAGAGACAAAGAATGTTGGTtattttaacaactttttttctcaatttatgCTTTATCATTGAATTCGTAAACTTTTTAGATGATGCTTTCTGTGTCTCGTAGTTTCTACCATCGCTTCCTAGACGCCGCTCATTTCCGCCTGATTGATGGACGCGTAAATACTTCGGTGAAATTtagcaaaaattttcaattccagaaataagaattttttctccttctactAATTTTgattcgacgaaaaattttgttctaGCCAATTTTCGGCACTGCATCGAATATTTATGATCAAAGTGgcgaacgaaataattaagaaatttaataATCAGGATGATTGGCTCATTTTCCTATTTACTCGAAACGTTGGAGGTTTATCTCGTAGCGTTTCACTGATTAAACGTTCAACTAATTGGGCGGCAATGAGCGGCGGATTAATTAAAGAGATTAAAGCTAGTGCGAAACCTTAGCTATAATTTTGGCATTGATTGAGAGGATGGTGGTGTCGTGAGTGTGTGAATTTCGTCGAAGGATTTTTTAGCCGCGTTCTGAAGGTCGTCCATACCCCGCCTCGTTTTCGTTGTTATGTCGTCGAATTGTCGGCGAGTTTGGGTCAGTAATTCGTCCGTCGATTTGACCGCTGAATTCGCGAGGTCCTTAACCTCCGAACCCATTTTGTCGATCACCCACTCCATAGCTTGTCTACCCTGTTTATTTTCAAAGTAATTTCCCAAAggattttccattttattattcattttcacacattttttctttaccaTTGATTCATGGTCGTTTGGGCTTGTGAatactttttaaaatttcttcaattcaCGATTGTGAACAACGATCTCAAACTGGATAAAAATCAAATCGAAATCCCtagaaaatttgattaatttcaTTAGATTTTTACCTTGCCAGCGTTCAATGATATTTTAGATGTTAGCAAATCTTCCATGTAATGAGTGAGCGGGACGCCACGGACCATCACGACGGCTTCCTGCCTGAGGAGAGTCTTGTGATTATCGTGAGGGTCAGGCATGTACCTGAGAGTCTCATCGACTGCGATGTAGTTGCAGAAACTGAGCTGTAAAGAGAAAGAACAATGGAGGTTTAAAAAATCGCTGTAATTTTCAACTCAATTTCTGTAAACTGAGAATCGAAGCTTGGCCTGTATGTAGCTGGTGAAATTCTGAAGAGAAAAGTCCTGAGTAGTTTCTCTCTAAAATTAACGGTTCTAAAGATATGGAAGAATTTAGGAGCCAACCAATCCCGCGCGGTAGTGAAAGCGCGCGTAGAGTGGGGGGAGCCACGCCTCGCGGCGTTGTGGCGCAGCGGATTGGTTGTCTTCTAGATCGACGAATATCTCGTAAACGAAGgatcgtagaaaaaaatgctcaagtACTTTTCGCTCCAGAATTTCACTACCTAACTGCCACTTGGATTCATAACCTCAAATATAGGCTTATAAATAATGGTTAAACAGATTAAATCATCagattaaacgaaaaatagatgtTCTTCGTCATTCTACTAGCGCTTCCAGCTTCTGCAGTCGAAATCCAAGTGTGTAGACGTGATTAAGCTCGAAAAGAGTTTCCTTCATTCATCCGGCTGGATTCCATCagtatttatgaatttctaaTCATCTTAAAGTCAAATAATTCACACTCGAATAACTACGAGGATTTCTCATCACATGTTCTGAGATTCTGGTGCCATGTGTCTAGAGGAATGTCTCTATACGCATACGTATAATAAATAAAGGCATACGCGGAGCCGTAACAATTCGTCTTGACGAAATAGCAGGAAGCTCGAGACACCTAGCCAGCTGAAGCGACCTGAGAATACCGTGTGAAGGATTTCGAATGGTTTGTGCAGCTTTTGGAAGAGATGAGGACTAAGCGTGCATCATAGACTGCCAGAGAAGAGAGTAGAAAGAGAAGGTGAAGGGTGGGGGAAGGATTGAGATAGAGATTCCCCGGTTGAATGCATAATGCACAGGCAGTGAATACGAAGCGAAGAGGGAAATGGCAGGGTGAGTTTGGGGAATCACCCTCGTATTATTATGAGGGAGAATCGAGTGAGAGGGAAGTGAAGAAGGAGGAAGGAGGAGAAGGGGAAGGAAAATCGAGAGAACAGTGGTCGCGAGTCTGGAACAATTGAATCGCGGGGGTGCAATACGTTTCGTAGGGAAATTAACGCTCGCGGCATTGTGGGTGGTAGAAATGGAGAGGAGAATAAGGATTCCAGGGATGAGACCACGCGAAGCTGTTTCGCGAGTACGGGCAGCAGCATaattcgctctttctcttcctcttcgaGCACCCACCATCTTTTCGCCATATTGGCAATCAACGAAACCGCCTGTGCGTTACATTCGCCAGCGTTCATTTAATTCTCCCTTTTCCATTGTTGTAGTTCTTTACTGCGCACTCGGGAACTCTATTAACaacggaattaaaaaaaataaaaattaaaaaaaaaaattaaacaatttgtGTACCGAAAGAAAAGCCCAAACTCCAATTTCATCGAGCCCATTACTTCCGGTCTATTAAATCGTCGAAGTAGCTGAATGGGCTCATTAAAAGCGAGCTTATGCAATTGAGACTTTTATGAATTCGATCCTTTTTGTTTATtatcatgataaaacatgCATTCTAAAGACCCATCAATTATTCGACATCCATTATCGACCTAATTAATCGTGTTTTTATCAGCCTTAAAGAATTtgatgttttttaaattttgtaataaatataaatggactttttttattataaagttAAAGATACTACGAGGAATAATGAAGCTTGAATAAGATTGAAATCTACGATCTGTAGGAAGTACCTATTTTAAcgatcgaattttcatgggGATGAAAAAACTCATCGTAATTCAATAGTCCACGTGGGAGCATCGTACAGCATCGTTATCTatcccttttattttttttactcgataaTTATCGTTCCTCTTTCCCCATCTGCTACGAGCTTAACTGCAGCTTCCATTTTCTCTTACGTTCTCATGATCTTCGCCACTTGGTATTCCGACTGGATCATCCGAGCCAGAAGGACTCGTGAATTTTCTTCCTCCTACCCCGACAAGCATCTCTcgtttttccctctttctccctcccacCTTTCGCAACCCCCATGAAGATTCTCATCATCATTGCAGGCCTGGTGAAACGACAGAGGAGGGCGAAAAGGACGTGGGCAAAGCAAACTCAGCGTAAGGCAGCTTTAATTGGCACGACGAGTCGTCCAGTTGTCATTCCCTTAACGAGTGCAGATAGAGAATGGAAAACTACCTCAGGGGAGTAAGGCGCCATAAGAGTCGCTCCGAAAACCGGAAATAATGCAATTCTCACTTTACACGATTGACTTTTACTATTGCAGAGTATTTTTTATTGACTcgagcatttttcaaaatctttcttcaccaatttgtttgttaaaaaatcgttttaaataTTCGGTCAAATTCTT
Proteins encoded in this window:
- the slmo gene encoding protein slowmo, which encodes MKIWTSEHTFNHPWETVAQAALRKYPNPMNTNVRGTDVIDRKVVEGVLHTHRLVTSDFGFPKWAQAIIGNDKECFASERSEVDPSRREMVLRTRNLSFCNYIAVDETLRYMPDPHDNHKTLLRQEAVVMVRGVPLTHYMEDLLTSKISLNAGKGRQAMEWVIDKMGSEVKDLANSAVKSTDELLTQTRRQFDDITTKTRRGMDDLQNAAKKSFDEIHTLTTPPSSQSMPKL